In the Candidatus Hydrogenedentota bacterium genome, one interval contains:
- the ilvN gene encoding acetolactate synthase small subunit — MPQSENTAHHPGTVIELTVNNHPGVMSHITNLFARRAFNLEGILCGPVGDGRLSRMYLLVNDHAKLEQMLKQLAKLHDVLEVAERPGADRTLFRRLDRVLQPAAG; from the coding sequence ATGCCGCAGTCTGAAAACACAGCACACCATCCCGGCACCGTCATCGAGCTCACGGTGAACAACCATCCGGGGGTCATGTCGCACATCACGAACCTTTTCGCAAGGCGCGCCTTCAATCTGGAGGGCATCCTGTGCGGACCGGTCGGGGACGGACGGCTCAGCCGCATGTACCTGCTGGTGAACGACCATGCAAAACTGGAGCAGATGCTCAAACAACTGGCAAAACTGCATGACGTGCTGGAGGTGGCGGAACGGCCCGGAGCGGACCGCACCCTGTTCCGGCGGCTGGACAGGGTGCTGCAACCGGCGGCGGGTTGA
- the ilvB gene encoding biosynthetic-type acetolactate synthase large subunit, whose product MKCRGSEIICRLLERQGVEVVAGIPGGANLPLYDALLDSPIHHILARHEQGAGFIAQGMARVTGVPGVCLATSGPGATNLLTAIADAKLDSVPLVAITGQVPQAMIGTDAFQEVDTYGLTLPITKHNFLVRKPEELLEIIPRAFELATSGRTGPVVVDVPKDVQLAAAEVGEWPEPGKAAAPEPCDPATVRAMAERIRRAERPVLYIGGGVAQAGAGGLARELAHRIQAPVTCTLMGLGTVPCDDPLYLGMLGMHGARHTNHILDESDLLIVIGARFDDRATGKVAEFCKHADILHVDIDASEIDKIKKSLISMVADAGLALAGLLEHLEPLARPAWMERIETLRRAHPQLPPAGDDPLLPLNLVRLLGESADGETIVCTDVGQHQMWVAQAYPFRRPRTLLTSGGLGTMGFGLPAAIGAALARPDTPVVCVSGDGSILMNIQELATLAELDLNVKILLMNNAHLGLVRQQQELFYNRRYLASSFQSQPDFAAIARGFGVRGMDLGGAADPEKALRRALAEPGPCLINAPIRQTENVLPMVPPGAANREMIGGVTHAAV is encoded by the coding sequence ATGAAATGTCGCGGTTCTGAAATCATCTGCCGGCTGCTGGAAAGGCAGGGTGTGGAGGTGGTCGCCGGCATCCCCGGCGGGGCCAATCTTCCGCTGTACGATGCCCTGCTAGACAGCCCCATCCACCACATCCTTGCCCGGCACGAACAGGGGGCGGGGTTCATCGCCCAGGGCATGGCGCGGGTCACGGGAGTGCCGGGGGTCTGCCTGGCCACCTCCGGACCCGGCGCCACCAACCTGCTGACGGCCATTGCCGACGCCAAACTGGACTCGGTGCCACTGGTCGCCATCACCGGGCAGGTGCCGCAGGCCATGATCGGCACGGACGCCTTTCAGGAGGTGGACACCTACGGGCTGACCCTGCCCATCACCAAGCACAACTTTCTGGTCCGCAAGCCGGAGGAACTGCTGGAAATCATCCCGCGGGCCTTTGAACTGGCCACCTCGGGCCGTACCGGCCCGGTCGTGGTGGATGTCCCGAAGGATGTCCAACTGGCCGCAGCCGAAGTGGGGGAGTGGCCCGAACCCGGAAAGGCCGCCGCGCCGGAACCCTGCGACCCCGCAACGGTCAGGGCCATGGCCGAACGCATCCGAAGGGCTGAGCGTCCCGTCCTATACATCGGCGGCGGCGTTGCCCAGGCGGGCGCGGGCGGCCTGGCCCGCGAACTGGCCCACCGGATTCAGGCGCCCGTCACCTGCACCCTGATGGGGCTGGGGACGGTTCCCTGCGACGACCCGCTTTACCTGGGCATGCTGGGCATGCACGGGGCGCGGCACACCAACCACATCCTGGACGAGTCGGACCTGCTGATCGTCATCGGGGCGCGGTTTGACGACCGGGCCACGGGCAAGGTGGCGGAGTTCTGCAAGCATGCGGACATCCTGCATGTGGACATAGACGCCTCGGAGATTGACAAAATCAAGAAGAGCCTCATTTCGATGGTCGCCGATGCCGGACTGGCGCTGGCCGGACTCCTGGAACACCTCGAACCCCTTGCGCGGCCGGCATGGATGGAGCGCATTGAGACGCTGCGGCGCGCCCATCCGCAACTTCCCCCGGCGGGGGACGACCCGCTGTTGCCGTTGAATTTGGTCCGTCTGCTTGGCGAATCGGCGGACGGGGAAACCATCGTCTGCACCGATGTCGGACAGCACCAGATGTGGGTGGCCCAGGCGTACCCGTTCCGCCGTCCGCGCACCCTGCTGACCTCGGGCGGACTGGGCACAATGGGTTTCGGCCTGCCCGCCGCCATCGGCGCGGCGCTGGCGCGCCCGGACACGCCCGTGGTCTGCGTCAGCGGCGACGGCTCGATCCTGATGAACATCCAGGAACTGGCCACCCTGGCGGAACTGGACCTCAACGTGAAGATTCTGCTGATGAACAACGCCCACCTGGGGCTGGTCCGGCAGCAGCAGGAACTGTTCTACAACCGGCGCTATCTGGCCTCCAGTTTCCAGTCGCAGCCCGACTTCGCGGCCATTGCGCGGGGTTTCGGCGTCCGAGGGATGGACCTGGGCGGCGCCGCCGACCCGGAAAAGGCCCTGCGCCGCGCCCTGGCGGAGCCGGGGCCGTGCCTGATCAACGCGCCCATCCGCCAGACCGAAAATGTTTTGCCCATGGTGCCGCCCGGCGCGGCCAACCGCGAAATGATAGGAGGAGTCACCCATGCCGCAGTCTGA